Proteins found in one Takifugu flavidus isolate HTHZ2018 chromosome 7, ASM371156v2, whole genome shotgun sequence genomic segment:
- the cilp2 gene encoding cartilage intermediate layer protein 1, producing the protein MLGLTKVALLLAFLASLALGQRSMRPWSQSDRSRRAAPNTFTDLQSAGVTEWTSWFNIDHPGGNGDYERLEAIRFYYRERVCPRPMAMEARTTDWVAAADTGEVVHSSLDKGFWCINKEQPNGRACSNYHVRFQCPSAQSYWTEWSDWGACSTTVCDDVGIKVRHRKCVNSQPLPLLLVPACQGHHSERRECSTPPCTAKWRPWGRWGTCSVTCGGGRRSRRRTCARMSAKVQCTGRPVEVQKCGKAPCPSKCQLACPEGRPSEDCSLCVCEGHILHGEVLSVTGVPVAGAWVALANQPKVVLARTDAKGQFRVTGVCSSSSTLISISKDRFAPVTVSGTSNTTGISWVHAVLRSAEKPYMIKHPEDKVRYEGGRALLCCKATGSPAPDKYYWYHNGTLLDKKMYKYEEELVLRDLKPEQSGQYYCKTSSPAGSIKSSPSVLTVIARGTPACNSTPEAHLIRLPMDCVQPGTNSKYYNAGRCLHNKCAGSLDFDMSCRDGAGFCCGVQQMETRTIDCGSYSLPIRAVTQCSCQKCVQPTVLVRGRVVTADNNEPLRFGHIYIGKERVGTTGYQGSFTLHITPDTQRLVVNFVDPTQKFLDTPKVFIFDKKGGSIYHDVKVMRKQAAIDINAGETNFISLGEIQGEDPIGQLIIPPNSFHKDNGEIYEGTVKASVTFIDPRNITTAAATPGDLNFVDNEGDMLPLRTYGMFSVDFRDDTNKEMLGAGAVQVLLDTQHVKMQEHIPQMKLWSLNPDTGVWEEESDFSYSASTSDGRGRNKREERTFLIGNIEIRERRLFNLDVPENRRCYVKVRAYMSDKFLPSEQLEGVVISLINLEPTPGYSSNPRAWGRFDSVITGSNGACLPAFCDAQRPDAYTAYVTAMMGGEELEAAPSTPKMNPNIIGVSQPYLDKIDYQRSDHDDPALKKTAFRINLAKPNQNNLDETNGPIYPYQNLIACENAPVDASHFRFFRVEKDKYEYNVVPFEENDLTTWTGDYLSWWPNPQEFRACFIKVKIHGPKEVMIRSRNLGGTHRETKGKLYGIRDIRSTRDMREANTSAACVEFKCSGMLFDQSEVDRSLISILPQGNCRKTDTNNLLEEYLSKHPPVAQNNESHAFTMLAPVDPLGHNYGIYTVTDQNPRVAKEIAIGRCFDGTSDGFSREMKSDFGVALTFSCPERKISRESLFQRLQTNPGQTLSQMARDMRELEGLQVQRSSTQIVAYSEQRGRTQSRRVTSTTRRRASTSSLQRQ; encoded by the exons ATGTTGGGATTAACAAAGGTGGCCCTCCTGCTGGCTTTCCTGGCTTCTCTGGCTCTGGGTCAAA GATCCATGAGGCCTTGGAGTCAGTCGGACAGGAGCCGGAGGGCGGCCCCCAACACCTTCACTGACCTGCAGTCAGCAG GGGTGACAGAGTGGACCTCTTGGTTCAACATCGACCACCCTGGAGGGAACGGGGACTACGAGCGCCTGGAAGCCATCCGATTCTATTATAGGGAGAGGGTCTGCCCACGACCCATGGCCATGGAGGCCCGGACCACAGACTGGGTGGCAGCTGCAGACACTGGGGAAGTGGTGCACTCCAGCCTGGACAAAGGTTTCTGGTGCATCAACAAGGAGCAGCCCAATGGACGCGCGTGCTCCAACTACCACGTCCGCTTCCAGTGTCCCTCAG CGCAGAGCTACTGGACAGAGTGGAGCGACTGGGGCGCCTGTTCAACCACGGTGTGTGACGACGTTGGCATCAAGGTTCGCCACAGGAAATGTGTAAACTCCCAgcccctgcctctgctgctggtacCCGCCTGCCAGGGGCACCATTCGGAGAGGAGAGAGTGTTCCACCCCTCCCTGCACAG CCAAGTGGCGTCCCTGGGGACGGTGGGGGACCTGCTCAGTGACATGCGGTGGGGGCCGCAGAAGTAGGAGGAGGACCTGTGCGAGGATGTCGGCAAAGGTTCAGTGTACCGGACGGCCCGTGGAGGTGCAGAAGTGCGGCAAGGCTCCATGCCCAT CCAAATGTCAGCTGGCGTGCCCCGAGGGACGCCCAAGTGAGgactgcagcctgtgtgtgtgcgaagGCCACATTTTACATGGAGAGGTTCTCAGTGTGACGGGCGTGCCCGTTGCAGGAGCCTGGGTGGCGCTGGCCAACCAGCCGAAGGTGGTCCTCGCTCGAACAGACGCCAAAGGTCAGTTCAGGGTCACTGGTGTCTGCTCCTCCAGTTCAACATTGATATCCATCAGCAAAGACAGGTTTGCTCCGGTTACGGTCTCCGGCACCAGCAACACCACTGGGATATCCTGGGTGCATGCTGTCCTCAGATCAGCCG AAAAGCCGTACATGATTAAACACCCGGAGGACAAGGTGCGATATGAGGGAGGACGTGCGCTCTTGTGCTGTAAGGCAACAGGATCACCAGCACCTGACAAATACTACTG GTACCATAATGGGACTCTACTGGACAAAAAAATGTACAAGTATGAAGAAGAGCTCGTGCTGCGAGACCTTAAACCAGAGCAGTCAGGGCAGTACTACTGCAAAACCAGCAGTCCGGCAGGCTCCATCAAGTCTTCTCCCTCCGTCCTCACTGTCATCG CGAGAGGAACACCAGCATGCAATTCAACCCCGGAGGCACATCTCATCCGACTGCCAATGGACTGTGTTCAACCAGGGACCAACTCAAAGTACTACAACGCCGGCCGCTGCCTCCACAACAAGTGCGCTGGCTCCCTGGACTTTGACATgagctgcagagatggagcgGGCTTCTGCTGTGGCGTCCAACAAATGGAGACGCGAACGATTGACTGTGGGAGCTACAGCCTCCCCATCCGAGCTGTGACGCAGTGTAGCTGTCAGAAGTGTGTCCAGCCAACTGTGCTGGTCCGCGGTCGAGTGGTCACTGCCGACAATAACGAGCCCCTGCGGTTCGGACACATATACATAGGTAAAGAGAGAGTTGGCACCACCGGCTACCAAGGAAGTTTTACCCTGCATATTACCCCTGATACCCAAAGGTTAGTAGTGAATTTCGTTGACCCCACACAGAAGTTTCTTGACACTCCGAAGGTTTTCATCTTTGATAAGAAAGGTGGCTCCATCTATCATGATGTCAAGGTGATGAGAAAGCAGGCGGCGATCGATATCAACGCAGGAGAGACCAACTTTATCAGTCTTGGGGAAATTCAAGGGGAAGACCCCATTGGCCAGTTGATTATCCCCCCGAACTCCTTCCATAAGGACAATGGAGAAATATATGAGGGAACTGTGAAAGCCAGCGTTACATTCATTGACCCAAGAAATATCACCACGGCAGCAGCAACTCCGGGGGATCTCAACTTTGTGGACAATGAAGGGGACATGCTCCCTTTGAGGACCTATGGAATGTTCTCTGTGGATTTCAGAGACGACACCAACAAGGAGATGCTGGGAGCTGGAGCCGTCCAAGTCCTTCTTGACACCCAACATGTCAAAATGCAGGAGCACATTCCCCAAATGAAACTGTGGTCTTTAAACCCAGACACCGGTgtctgggaggaggagagcgactTCTCTTACTCTGCATCAACATCTGATGGCCGTGGGCGGAACAAACGAGAGGAGCGCACATTCCTCATAGGCAACATAGAGATCAGGGAACGTAGGCTCTTTAACTTAGACGTACCTGAAAACAGACGGTGCTACGTCAAAGTACGCGCCTACATGAGCGACAAGTTCTTACCAAGTGAGCAGCTGGAGGGTGTTGTGATTAGCTTAATAAACTTGGAACCCACACCTGGTTATTCATCTAACCCTAGGGCATGGGGCAGATTTGACAGTGTCATAACTGGATCCAATGGGGCTTGCTTGCCAGCTTTCTGTGATGCCCAAAGACCTGATGCTTATACTGCCTACGTCACAGCCATGATGGGTGGAGAAGAACTGGAAGCAGCTCCCTCCACCCCTAAGATGAATCCAAACATCATCGGAGTGTCTCAGCCATACCTTGATAAAATAGACTACCAGCGCTCGGACCACGATGACCCAGCTCTGAAAAAGACTGCTTTCAGGATCAATTTGGCCAAGCCGAACCAAAATAATCTGGATGAGACCAACGGGCCAATATATCCATACCAGAACTTAATAGCTTGTGAAAATGCACCAGTGGATGCCAGTCATTTCAGATTCTTCAGAGTCGAAAAGGACAAGTATGAGTACAATGTGGTTCCCTTTGAGGAAAATGATTTGACTACCTGGACGGGAGATTATCTGTCCTGGTGGCCCAATCCTCAGGAGTTCAGAGCATGTTTCATTAAGGTCAAAATCCATGGACCGAAAGAGGTAATGATCAGGTCTAGGAATCTGGGAgggacacacagagaaacaaaagGTAAACTTTATGGTATAAGAGACATTCGTAGCACTCGGGATATGCGTGAGGCGAACACCTCGGCAGCGTGCGTTGAGTTTAAATGCAGCGGTATGTTGTTCGATCAATCGGAGGTAGACAGATCCCTCATATCAATCCTTCCACAAGGGAATTGCCGCAAGACTGACACCAACAATCTTCTGGAAGAATATCTCAGCAAGCATCCCCCTGTAGCTCAGAACAATGAATCTCATGCATTCACCATGCTAGCTCCTGTTGATCCCTTAGGACACAATTATGGTATCTACACAGTTACGGACCAGAATCCCAGGGTAGCCAAGGAGATCGCCATAGGCCGATGCTTTGACGGCACCTCTGATGGCTTCTCCCGGGAGATGAAGTCAGACTTTGGTGTGGCGCTGACCTTCAGCTGCCCAGAGAGGAAGATTAGCCGGGAAAGTCTTTTCCAGCGTCTGCAGACCAACCCGGGCCAGACGCTGTCTCAAATGGCGAGGGACATGAGGGAGCTTGAGGGCCTACAGGTGCAGAGATCTTCCACACAGATTGTGGCCTATTCAGAACAGCGTGGCAGGACCCAGAGTCGCAGAGTTACGTCTACAACCAGGAGGAGGGCCTCTACAAGTTCTCTGCAACGCCAGTAG
- the si:ch211-212d10.2 gene encoding Rieske domain-containing protein isoform X2, translating into MDAAAAAASGRTETPLMAAQLKRARCATWNIFHAAGGQTHSQQGGPLCEGDIEEVEGVLQVFCPWHDYNFDLRTGKSGTSLQQNVYEVKQEDGNVHVKHSGRLSLEPFPVGRRS; encoded by the exons ATGgatgcggctgctgctgccgcctcaGGCCGGACGGAGACGCCGCTGATGGCGGCGCAGTTGAAACGAGCCCGCTGTGCAACATGGAACATTTTCCACGCAGCGGGAGGACAAACTCACTCTCAGCAGG GTGGTCCGCTGTGTGAGGGGGACAtcgaggaggtggagggggtcCTGCAGGTCTTTTGCCCCTGGCACGACTACAACTTTGATCTCAGGACGGGGAAGTCGGGGACGTCTCTGCAG cAAAACGTCTACGAAGTGAAGCAGGAGGACGGTAACGTGCACGTGAAACACAGCGGCCGCCTCTCTCTGGAGCCTTTTCCCGTAGGTCGGAGGAGTTGA
- the si:ch211-212d10.2 gene encoding Rieske domain-containing protein isoform X1 encodes MASGCGEEDGQAEGASWRLIGPVAALSSRRCRLLFSSLGRGSDVCLFYVKGEFFAMDARCAHSGGPLCEGDIEEVEGVLQVFCPWHDYNFDLRTGKSGTSLQQNVYEVKQEDGNVHVKHSGRLSLEPFPVGRRS; translated from the exons ATGGCTTCTGGCTGCGGGGAGGAGGATGGCCAGGCGGAGGGCGCTTCGTGGAGGCTGATCGGGCCGGTGGCGGCGCTCTCCAGCAGGCGCTGCCGGCTCCTGTTCTCCTCCCTCGGCCGCGGCTCTGACGTGTGCCTCTTCTACGTGAAGGGGGAGTTCTTCGCCATGGATGCGCGATGTGCGCATTCTG GTGGTCCGCTGTGTGAGGGGGACAtcgaggaggtggagggggtcCTGCAGGTCTTTTGCCCCTGGCACGACTACAACTTTGATCTCAGGACGGGGAAGTCGGGGACGTCTCTGCAG cAAAACGTCTACGAAGTGAAGCAGGAGGACGGTAACGTGCACGTGAAACACAGCGGCCGCCTCTCTCTGGAGCCTTTTCCCGTAGGTCGGAGGAGTTGA